Proteins co-encoded in one Candidatus Stoquefichus sp. SB1 genomic window:
- a CDS encoding GntR family transcriptional regulator, translating to MQYRIDKNLPLPLYYQLKQIIMNSIDEGIYPQDTAIPTEFELIKTYDVSRTTVRQALNELVNEGYLYRKKGIGTFVSPQSKIDEKSDAFNTSIYKIDRVINRNGFICKTEFLDAGVVAASHDVAAYLEMEVGQEVWFMDRIRYADNKPASFSRSYFDKKLIDNFVDDAKVASQHFYQYLESHGYKISIIREKLKPGLPDKDVKKALSLDGKNPIMLIEDIGYLEDGKPIEFSISVLDVSFVDFSATFKRN from the coding sequence ATGCAATACCGTATAGATAAAAATTTACCATTACCTTTATACTATCAACTTAAACAAATCATTATGAATTCAATAGATGAAGGTATTTATCCACAAGATACAGCCATTCCAACAGAATTTGAACTGATTAAGACATATGATGTCAGTCGAACAACAGTCAGACAAGCCCTAAATGAATTGGTGAATGAAGGTTATCTCTATCGTAAAAAAGGGATAGGAACATTTGTATCACCACAATCAAAGATTGATGAAAAATCTGATGCTTTTAATACGAGTATTTATAAAATTGATCGAGTTATTAATAGAAATGGATTCATTTGTAAAACTGAATTCCTTGATGCAGGAGTAGTCGCAGCCTCTCATGATGTCGCAGCTTATTTAGAAATGGAAGTTGGGCAGGAGGTTTGGTTTATGGATAGAATTCGATATGCTGATAATAAACCGGCTTCGTTTTCTCGTTCATATTTTGATAAAAAACTTATTGATAATTTTGTTGATGATGCAAAAGTCGCTTCTCAGCATTTCTATCAATACTTAGAAAGTCATGGTTATAAAATTTCGATTATTAGAGAAAAACTAAAACCTGGCTTACCTGATAAGGATGTAAAAAAAGCATTATCTTTAGATGGGAAGAATCCAATTATGCTTATTGAGGATATTGGATATTTAGAAGATGGAAAACCTATTGAATTTTCAATATCAGTCCTTGATGTCTCATTTGTAGATTTTTCAGCAACATTTAAGCGTAACTAA
- the mnmG gene encoding tRNA uridine-5-carboxymethylaminomethyl(34) synthesis enzyme MnmG, protein MYDVIVVGGGHAGIEAALAPARIGNKTLLITSHFDNVGSLPCNTSIGGPAKGIIVREIDALGGQMGKTADATYLQMKMLNTAKGPGVQSLRAQADKKAYPRYMQNILKQQDNLDIVEGMVEDLIIEDDTVKGVILDTGETYLGMTVILTTGTYLKAEILVGDQKTPSGPDQERQSLFLSDRLKDLGFRIQRLKTGTPPRVEINSVDYSKTQCQPGTDEPLAFSYETTNFISIEEQTPCYLTYTNETTHQIIRDNLSKCSMYSGIVKGIGPRYCPSIEDKIVKFSDKSQHQIFLEPESKEMNTIYVQGFSTSMPHDIQEQMIRTIPGLENCQILKYAYAIEYDAIDPLQLWPSLETKVIKNLFTAGQINGTSGYEEAAAQGLIAGINASQKLSGKAPLILRRDEAYIGVMIDDLVTKGTKEPYRMLTSRAEYRLLLRHDNADERLRKYGYQAHLVSEEVYQTYLNKMQRIHNEIERLESIRFTPKHEINDVLEQLGSSRLNEGMSAKSLLQRPEMDYQKIKPFIEDAHLSLEEEKRVTILIKYKGYIDKALRQVEKQKKMEEKQIPLDIDYHQVLNLSLEAKQKLSEIRPMTIAQASRISGINPADISVLLIYLKQYY, encoded by the coding sequence ATGTATGATGTGATTGTTGTTGGTGGAGGACATGCAGGAATTGAAGCGGCTTTAGCCCCTGCGAGAATAGGAAATAAAACATTGTTAATAACGTCTCATTTTGATAATGTAGGATCTTTACCATGTAATACATCGATTGGTGGTCCGGCTAAAGGAATTATTGTCAGAGAGATTGATGCATTGGGTGGACAGATGGGAAAAACAGCCGATGCAACTTATCTACAAATGAAAATGTTAAATACTGCAAAAGGTCCAGGCGTTCAATCTTTGCGTGCTCAAGCTGATAAAAAAGCTTATCCTCGTTATATGCAAAATATCTTAAAGCAACAGGATAATCTTGATATTGTTGAAGGTATGGTTGAAGATTTAATTATAGAAGACGATACTGTTAAAGGTGTGATTTTAGATACTGGTGAAACATATCTAGGAATGACGGTTATCTTAACGACAGGAACTTATTTAAAGGCTGAGATTTTAGTTGGTGATCAGAAAACACCAAGTGGGCCTGATCAGGAGAGACAATCATTATTTTTGTCTGATAGATTAAAAGATTTAGGATTTAGAATTCAAAGATTAAAAACAGGAACACCTCCTCGTGTAGAAATCAACAGTGTTGATTATTCAAAAACTCAATGTCAACCAGGAACAGATGAACCTTTAGCTTTTAGTTATGAAACAACAAACTTCATTTCAATAGAAGAACAAACACCTTGTTATTTAACATATACAAATGAAACAACACATCAAATCATTAGAGATAATTTATCAAAATGTAGTATGTATTCAGGAATTGTTAAAGGAATCGGTCCACGTTATTGTCCTTCAATTGAAGATAAAATTGTTAAATTCTCAGATAAATCACAACATCAGATTTTCTTAGAACCTGAGTCAAAAGAAATGAATACGATTTATGTTCAAGGCTTTTCAACATCTATGCCTCATGATATTCAAGAACAAATGATTCGAACAATTCCAGGATTAGAAAACTGTCAAATTTTAAAATATGCTTATGCTATTGAATATGATGCAATTGATCCATTACAATTATGGCCTAGTTTAGAAACAAAAGTGATTAAAAATTTATTTACAGCGGGGCAGATTAATGGAACAAGTGGTTATGAAGAAGCTGCTGCACAAGGTTTAATAGCGGGTATCAATGCATCTCAAAAACTAAGTGGTAAAGCACCATTGATTTTAAGAAGAGATGAAGCCTATATTGGTGTTATGATTGATGACCTAGTGACAAAGGGAACAAAAGAGCCTTATCGTATGTTGACATCTAGGGCTGAATATCGTTTATTGTTAAGACATGATAATGCTGATGAACGTTTAAGAAAATATGGTTATCAGGCACATCTTGTTAGTGAAGAAGTTTATCAAACATATTTAAATAAAATGCAACGTATTCATAATGAAATTGAAAGATTAGAAAGTATCCGTTTCACTCCTAAACATGAAATTAATGATGTCTTAGAGCAATTGGGGTCATCACGTTTAAATGAAGGTATGAGTGCAAAATCATTACTTCAAAGACCAGAAATGGATTATCAGAAGATAAAACCTTTTATTGAAGATGCTCATCTTTCATTAGAAGAAGAAAAAAGAGTAACAATTCTCATTAAGTATAAGGGTTATATTGATAAAGCATTAAGACAAGTAGAAAAACAAAAGAAAATGGAAGAAAAACAAATTCCATTAGATATTGATTATCATCAAGTCTTGAATTTATCTTTAGAAGCAAAACAAAAATTATCTGAAATTAGACCAATGACAATTGCTCAAGCATCAAGAATTTCAGGTATTAATCCTGCTGACATATCTGTATTGCTTATTTATTTAAAACAATATTATTAA
- a CDS encoding class I mannose-6-phosphate isomerase: MYEKIKTRSPNFDLHPVFEIPQTTSYLGYDQIFNIIDSHIQTLKRPCVVVIDSYYEVNHQELKELLIDALHPQLLIDMNNIRYSEEMIQQRLGQFITEDRINGVFITGDIKQYFDLDKVEQAKQDIQVATGLVIVYGVGAGIISRGDLFIYHNVTIQRIKDGYFEDLPNWGAHNEKEDPLTKEKRFNFVEARLLDNHKRHMFSYMDYVIDGDTQGQPVMVTGDDFRRTLTYFASHPFKLEPFFNRGIWGGHWCKDVLNGGLDKENTAWGMTGWMNFQNALAKVGEHEMRIVGRDIIQYQPLSFLGHQNYFWFGYNCPVGCDFLDTWGGGNLSLQVHSDIAYGQEVFNSQFGHYESYYMLDTNENSCVYLGTKEGVKKEEIVEAFKQAQVTGQFDDEKYINCFPMKTHDHIFIPSGTIHASGKDTLVLEINPIGFQTFKLWDWGRIDADGKPRPINIEHGAKVIQEEYQSEFVKKHLISKKNEVARGTGWRKEHSGTMEYELLKVDRYWFNQPIFFETKDHVKLHVLVEGEEAQIISLLQKFEPIIIHYAEAVFIPASVGQYVIKPICQDQEELAVLECYMDMGDAYH; encoded by the coding sequence ATGTATGAAAAAATAAAAACACGCTCACCAAACTTTGATTTACATCCTGTCTTTGAAATTCCACAGACAACATCTTATTTGGGATATGATCAAATTTTTAATATCATTGATAGTCATATTCAAACATTAAAAAGACCGTGTGTTGTTGTGATTGACTCTTATTATGAAGTCAATCATCAAGAATTAAAGGAACTATTGATTGATGCATTGCATCCACAATTACTTATTGATATGAATAATATCCGTTATAGTGAGGAAATGATTCAACAACGATTAGGTCAATTTATTACTGAAGATCGTATTAATGGTGTCTTTATTACAGGTGATATCAAACAGTATTTTGATTTGGATAAAGTTGAACAGGCAAAACAAGATATCCAAGTGGCAACAGGATTAGTTATTGTTTATGGTGTAGGAGCAGGTATTATTAGTCGAGGTGATCTTTTCATCTATCATAATGTCACAATTCAACGTATTAAAGATGGATATTTTGAAGATTTACCTAATTGGGGAGCTCATAATGAAAAGGAAGATCCATTAACTAAAGAAAAACGTTTTAATTTTGTAGAAGCACGCTTATTAGATAATCATAAACGCCATATGTTTTCTTATATGGATTATGTGATTGATGGAGATACTCAAGGTCAGCCTGTTATGGTGACAGGAGATGATTTTAGAAGGACCTTAACATATTTTGCTAGTCATCCATTTAAACTTGAACCTTTCTTTAATCGAGGAATTTGGGGTGGACACTGGTGTAAAGATGTTTTAAATGGTGGTTTGGATAAAGAGAATACAGCCTGGGGTATGACTGGCTGGATGAATTTTCAAAATGCCTTAGCTAAAGTAGGGGAACATGAAATGAGAATTGTAGGAAGAGATATAATCCAATATCAACCATTATCATTCCTAGGTCATCAAAATTATTTCTGGTTTGGCTACAATTGTCCTGTTGGATGTGATTTCTTAGATACATGGGGAGGTGGCAATTTAAGTTTGCAGGTCCATTCTGATATTGCATATGGTCAAGAAGTTTTTAATTCTCAATTTGGACATTATGAGAGTTATTATATGTTAGACACAAATGAAAATTCATGTGTTTATTTAGGAACAAAAGAAGGTGTCAAAAAGGAAGAAATAGTTGAAGCTTTTAAACAGGCACAAGTTACAGGACAATTTGATGATGAAAAGTATATTAATTGTTTTCCAATGAAAACACATGATCATATTTTTATTCCTAGTGGAACAATTCATGCTTCAGGAAAAGATACACTTGTTTTAGAAATTAATCCAATTGGTTTTCAAACATTTAAACTTTGGGATTGGGGTCGTATTGATGCTGATGGAAAACCACGTCCAATTAATATTGAACATGGAGCGAAAGTTATTCAAGAAGAATATCAGAGTGAATTTGTGAAAAAACATTTGATTTCTAAAAAGAATGAAGTTGCAAGAGGAACAGGTTGGCGCAAGGAACATAGTGGAACAATGGAATATGAATTATTAAAAGTTGATCGTTATTGGTTTAATCAGCCAATCTTCTTTGAAACAAAAGATCATGTGAAACTTCATGTTCTTGTAGAAGGTGAAGAAGCCCAGATTATCAGTCTGCTTCAGAAGTTTGAACCTATCATTATACATTATGCAGAAGCTGTTTTTATTCCAGCTAGTGTGGGTCAGTATGTCATTAAGCCTATTTGTCAGGATCAAGAAGAACTTGCAGTTTTAGAATGTTATATGGATATGGGTGATGCTTATCATTAA
- a CDS encoding CoA-binding protein encodes MNPKEILNKYYNFAVIGVSQNKDKFGYKIYHRLRERGYNVYGISPIYDCVDDIHLYSSLEEVEQPIDVVVFVVNKKFAYDYIDEMIGLGIHYAWMQPNTYDDELLEYMKNVGITPILACVLVETA; translated from the coding sequence ATGAATCCAAAAGAGATCTTAAATAAATACTACAATTTTGCAGTTATTGGTGTTTCACAAAATAAAGATAAATTTGGTTATAAAATTTATCATAGATTACGTGAAAGAGGTTATAATGTATATGGTATTTCACCGATTTATGATTGTGTTGATGATATCCATTTATATTCTAGCCTAGAAGAAGTTGAACAGCCAATTGATGTGGTTGTCTTTGTTGTAAACAAGAAGTTTGCATATGATTATATTGATGAAATGATTGGTTTAGGTATTCATTATGCTTGGATGCAGCCGAATACTTATGATGATGAACTTTTGGAATATATGAAAAATGTTGGCATTACACCTATTTTAGCATGTGTTTTAGTAGAAACAGCATAG
- the deoC gene encoding deoxyribose-phosphate aldolase, whose product MTSEELAHMFDHTFLKAYATHQDFEKLCQEAKEIGAAMVAINSEPVKLCKELLAGENVHVGAAISFPLGQTALAVKIAETKQAIEDGADEIDYVINVGKVKMHDWDYLEEEMSSIVAICHQHDVLCKVIFENCYLEKDEIKELALIAKKVKPDFIKTSTGFGPSGALVEDVRLMKETVGDEVQVKAAGGIRDWNTCKAMIEAGATRIGTSSSLKILEEFKAEENK is encoded by the coding sequence ATGACGAGTGAAGAATTAGCGCATATGTTTGATCATACTTTTTTAAAGGCTTATGCAACACATCAGGACTTTGAAAAATTATGTCAAGAAGCAAAAGAAATTGGGGCAGCTATGGTTGCAATTAATAGTGAACCAGTTAAATTATGTAAAGAATTACTGGCAGGAGAAAATGTCCATGTTGGAGCAGCTATTTCATTTCCATTAGGTCAAACAGCATTGGCTGTTAAAATAGCTGAAACAAAACAGGCTATTGAAGATGGGGCTGATGAAATTGATTATGTCATTAATGTTGGTAAAGTCAAAATGCATGATTGGGACTATCTTGAAGAAGAGATGTCAAGTATTGTAGCAATTTGTCATCAACATGATGTTTTATGTAAAGTGATTTTTGAAAACTGTTATTTAGAGAAGGATGAAATCAAAGAATTAGCATTGATTGCTAAAAAAGTAAAACCTGATTTTATTAAAACAAGCACTGGTTTTGGACCTTCTGGAGCATTAGTAGAAGATGTACGTTTGATGAAAGAAACTGTTGGTGATGAGGTTCAGGTCAAAGCAGCTGGAGGAATTCGTGATTGGAACACTTGCAAAGCGATGATTGAAGCAGGTGCAACACGTATTGGAACAAGCAGTTCTTTAAAGATTTTAGAAGAATTTAAGGCAGAAGAAAATAAATAA
- a CDS encoding HAD family hydrolase, with translation MKAYIIFDMDGVLIDSETWYQNILNKFLQENHIQISKQRLNASTGLSTEGFYLHNCNKIHLTKKDFIDQYHTYINQYGEPDYKQILYPDVKECFEKLYQKGIEIIIASSSPRQIIQNVLETTQLKEYVKFYLGSEDVHIRKPDPEIYLKIIQMQGYLPLFVVEDSYYGIQAAKSAHTKVIAYAQKEINQSNSDMIINNHLEILDYC, from the coding sequence ATGAAAGCCTATATTATTTTTGATATGGATGGAGTGTTGATTGATAGTGAAACTTGGTATCAAAATATTTTAAATAAGTTTTTACAAGAAAACCATATCCAAATATCTAAACAAAGATTAAATGCAAGTACTGGTCTAAGTACGGAAGGTTTTTATCTTCATAATTGTAATAAGATCCATTTAACAAAAAAAGATTTTATTGATCAATATCATACATATATTAATCAATATGGGGAACCTGATTATAAACAAATCTTATATCCAGATGTTAAAGAATGCTTTGAAAAATTATATCAAAAGGGAATAGAAATTATCATTGCTTCTTCTTCCCCTAGACAAATTATTCAAAATGTTTTAGAAACAACACAATTAAAAGAATATGTTAAATTCTATTTGGGATCAGAAGATGTTCATATAAGAAAACCAGACCCAGAAATTTATTTGAAAATTATTCAGATGCAAGGATATCTGCCATTATTTGTTGTAGAAGATAGCTATTATGGAATTCAAGCTGCTAAAAGTGCTCATACAAAAGTCATAGCATATGCTCAAAAAGAAATAAATCAAAGCAATAGTGATATGATTATCAATAATCATTTAGAAATATTGGATTATTGTTGA
- a CDS encoding GNAT family N-acetyltransferase translates to MKIRTVHKTDYPHIYQFVKTAFSTAEVKDGTEQDFVLQLRAGDTFIPELEFIAEDETGIIGHIMMTQQVIETSDQPFIGVLVAPLSVEINHRNQGVGQALMKHAFQKAIDLGYMAAFLVGNPAYYQRFGYRQTDEFGIVNHSEIPDQFVLACELIPDALKNISGKLNIH, encoded by the coding sequence ATGAAAATAAGAACAGTTCATAAAACAGATTATCCTCATATATATCAATTTGTAAAAACAGCTTTTTCAACAGCTGAAGTAAAAGATGGTACAGAACAAGACTTTGTCTTACAACTGAGAGCAGGTGATACATTTATTCCTGAATTAGAATTTATCGCAGAAGATGAAACAGGAATCATTGGTCATATTATGATGACTCAACAAGTTATAGAAACGTCTGATCAACCTTTTATTGGTGTTTTAGTTGCTCCACTGAGTGTGGAAATCAATCATCGTAATCAAGGTGTTGGTCAAGCATTAATGAAACATGCTTTTCAAAAAGCCATTGACTTAGGATATATGGCTGCATTTCTTGTTGGAAATCCTGCATATTATCAGAGATTTGGTTATCGACAAACTGATGAATTTGGTATAGTCAATCATTCTGAGATTCCTGATCAATTTGTATTAGCCTGTGAACTTATTCCTGATGCTTTAAAAAATATCAGTGGAAAACTTAATATACATTAA